Proteins encoded by one window of Actinocorallia herbida:
- a CDS encoding TerD family protein, whose translation MPVSLSKGGNVSLSKEAPGLTAVIVGLGWDVRTTTGTDFDLDASAIVVDAGGKVLSDGHFVFFNNLKTPDGAVEHTGDNLTGAGEGDDEQVKVNLGGLPPNAERIVFPVSIYDGAGRSQNFGQVRNAFIRVLNAAGGTEIARYDLSEDASTETAMIFGELYRNGAEWKFRAVGQGYASGLQGIAQDFGVNV comes from the coding sequence ATGCCGGTCAGCCTGAGCAAGGGCGGCAACGTTTCGCTGAGCAAGGAGGCCCCCGGCCTCACTGCGGTCATCGTCGGCCTGGGCTGGGACGTCCGCACCACGACGGGCACCGACTTCGACCTCGACGCCTCGGCGATCGTGGTCGACGCGGGCGGCAAGGTCCTGTCCGACGGCCACTTCGTGTTCTTCAACAACCTCAAGACCCCCGACGGCGCCGTGGAGCACACCGGCGACAACCTCACCGGCGCGGGCGAGGGCGACGACGAGCAGGTCAAGGTCAACCTGGGCGGGCTGCCCCCGAACGCCGAGCGGATCGTCTTCCCCGTCTCGATCTACGACGGCGCGGGCCGCAGCCAGAACTTCGGCCAGGTGCGCAACGCCTTCATCCGCGTGCTCAACGCCGCGGGAGGCACCGAGATCGCCCGCTACGACCTCTCCGAGGACGCGTCCACCGAGACCGCGATGATCTTCGGCGAGCTCTACCGGAACGGCGCGGAGTGGAAGTTCCGGGCCGTCGGCCAGGGCTACGCCTCCGGCCTCCAGGGCATCGCCCAGGACTTCGGCGTCAACGTCTGA